One Etheostoma cragini isolate CJK2018 chromosome 18, CSU_Ecrag_1.0, whole genome shotgun sequence DNA window includes the following coding sequences:
- the pou3f2a gene encoding POU domain, class 3, transcription factor 2a codes for MSGVLSGVTTSVNRSWPIKSGARRTTGARLCVPLAQRPGDAGERRLAAPWRKRVPVKGSLLLTPAITLAPIVMATATSNHYSVLTTPSSAPPPHSESGSMQQAAAYRDAHTLLQNDYSTLPGGGHPLSHAHQWITALSHGDSGAPWPSSPLGEQDVKPVLHDSDREELQNSSSLQQQQQQQRHPHLAHQQAHHDARAWRTSTATTHIPGMATSEGQSLVYSQSGFGLMPGAEQGGMHHHPLRDEDHHSHSPHLSEHGGGPGAHQQSLSHHQHGQDHSDEDTPTSDELEQFAKQFKQRRIKLGFTQADVGLALGTLYGNVFSQTTICRFEALQLSFKNMCKLKPLLNKWLEEADSTSGSPTSLDKIAAQGRKRKKRTSIEVGVKGALESHFLKCPKPGAAEINSLADSLQLEKEVVRVWFCNRRQKEKRMTPAGGQIPGGEDMYGDTPPHHGGQTPVQ; via the coding sequence ATGAGCGGGGTGCTGTCAGGGGTAACCACATCTGTCAACCGTTCTTGGCCAATAAAGAGCGGAGCGAGGCGGACCACAGGTGCGCGCCTCTGCGTCCCCTTGGCACAGCGCCCGGGAGATGCTGGAGAGAGACGCCTAGCTGCCCCGTGGCGCAAAAGAGTTCCTGTCAAAGGCAGCCTCCTTTTAACTCCAGCTATCACTCTGGCTCCGATAGTTATGGCGACCGCAACATCCAACCACTACAGCGTCCTCACCACCCCCAGCAGCGCGCCGCCGCCACACTCGGAGTCCGGGAGCATGCAGCAGGCGGCAGCGTACAGGGACGCGCACACCCTGCTCCAGAACGACTACAGCACGTTACCGGGCGGTGGACATCCGCTCAGCCACGCGCACCAGTGGATAACGGCGCTGTCTCACGGTGACAGCGGGGCGCCCTGGCCATCTAGTCCCCTCGGAGAACAGGACGTGAAGCCCGTACTTCACGACAGTGACCGAGAGGAGCTGCAGAACTCCAGCAGtctgcagcaacagcagcagcaacagcgaCACCCTCACCTAGCGCACCAGCAGGCGCATCACGACGCCAGAGCATGGCGAACCAGCACAGCCACCACGCACATCCCCGGTATGGCGACATCTGAGGGCCAGAGCCTGGTGTATTCCCAATCCGGCTTCGGTCTGATGCCAGGGGCAGAGCAAGGGGGGATGCACCACCACCCCCTGCGGGACGAGGACCACCACAGCCACAGCCCGCACCTCAGTGAACACGGAGGCGGCCCTGGGGCCCACCAGCAGTCTCTGTCACATCACCAGCACGGCCAGGACCACTCAGACGAGGACACGCCGACCTCCGACGAGTTGGAGCAGTTCGCCAAGCAGTTCAAACAGCGACGCATCAAGCTGGGCTTCACCCAGGCGGACGTTGGACTGGCTCTTGGGACGCTGTACGGAAACGTCTTTTCTCAGACCACCATTTGCAGGTTCGAGGCGCTTCAGCTCAGCTTCAAAAATATGTGTAAACTCAAGCCCTTGTTGAACAAGTGGCTGGAGGAGGCGGACTCCACCTCGGGTAGCCCCACTAGTCTGGATAAAATCGCGGCACagggaaggaaaaggaaaaagaggacCTCCATCGAAGTGGGCGTCAAAGGAGCTCTGGAGAGCCATTTTCTCAAATGTCCAAAACCAGGAGCAGCGGAGATAAACTCTCTAGCGGACAGTCTGCAGCTGGAGAAGGAGGTGGTGAGGGTTTGGTTTTGTAACAGGCGGcagaaggagaagaggatgaCACCCGCTGGGGGACAGATACCAGGAGGAGAGGACATGTACGGGGACACCCCTCCTCATCACGGAGGACAAACTCCTGTGCAGTGA